One window of the Vigna radiata var. radiata cultivar VC1973A chromosome 1, Vradiata_ver6, whole genome shotgun sequence genome contains the following:
- the LOC106773709 gene encoding FACT complex subunit SSRP1, with protein sequence MSDGHLFNNITLGGRGGTNPGQIRIYAGGIIWKRQGGGKLIEVDKSDIMGVTWMKVPRTNQLGVQIKDGLYYKFTGFRDQDVVSLTNFFQNTCGISVEEKQLSVSGRNWGEVDLNGNMLAFMVGSKQAFEVSLADVSQTQLQGKNDVILEFHVDDTTGANEKDSLMEISFHIPNSNTQFVGDENRPPAQVFRDKIMSMADVGAGGEDAVVTFEGIAILTPRGRYSVELHMSFLRLQGQANDFKIQYSSVVRLFLLPKSNQPHTFVIISLDPPIRKGQTLYPHIVMQFETDYVVQSELAITEDLYNTKYKDKLELSYKGLIHEVFTTILRGLSGAKVTKPGKFRSCQDGYAVKSSLKAEDGILYPLEKSFFFLPKPPTLILHEEIDYVEFERHAAGGSNMHYFDLLIRLKSEQEHLFRNIQRNEYHNLYEFISSKGLKIMNLGDAQPTVGIKKVLENDDDDAVDPHLERIKNEAGGDESDEEDSDFVADKDDEGSPTDDSGADDSDGSDSGDEKEKPVKKESKKDLPSKATTSKKKSKDDEDGKKKKQKKKKDPNAPKRAMSGFMFFSKLERENLKKTNPGISFTDVGRVLGEKWKKMSADEKEPYEAKAREDKKRYKDEISGYKNPQPMNIDSGNDSDSS encoded by the exons ATGTCCGACGGCCATCTCTTCAACAACATCACCCTCGGAGGCCGCGGAGGCACT AATCCTGGGCAGATAAGGATTTATGCTGGAGGAATTATATGGAAGAGACAGGGTGGCGGTAAATTAATTGAAGTTGATAAATCTGACATAATGGGGGTGACATGGATGAAGGTTCCAAGGACTAACCAACTTGGGGTTCAAATCAAAGATGGGTTGTACTACAAGTTCACAGGATTTCGCGACCAG GATGTTGTAAGTTTGaccaatttttttcaaaacaccTGTGGAATATCAGTAGAGGAGAAACAGCTTTCTGTTAGCGGACGTAATTGGGGAGAAGTTGATCTAAATG GAAATATGCTGGCTTTTATGGTTGGTTCAAAGCAAGCCTTTGAAGTGTCTTTAGCAGACGTCTCTCAAACACAGCTTCAAGGGAAGAATGATGTGATCTTGGAGTTTCACGTGGATGACACGACTGGAGCTAATGAG AAAGATTCATTGATGGAGATAAGTTTCCATATACCGAATTCCAACACCCAGTTTGTTGGTGATGAAAATCGTCCTCCTGCTCAG GTTTTCCGTGACAAAATAATGTCTATGGCTGATGTTGGTGCTGGAGGTGAAGATGCTGTTGTTACCTTTGAGGGTATTGCAATCCTTACACCAAG GGGACGATACAGTGTTGAGTTACACATGTCATTCCTTCGGCTTCAGGGACAAgctaatgatttcaaaattcagtATAGCAGTGTGGTTCGCCTATTTTTGCTTCCTAAG TCTAATCAACCACATACCTTCGTTATCATTAGCCTTGACCCCCCTATTCGGAAGGGACAAACTTTGTACCCTCATATTGTGATGCAG TTTGAAACTGATTATGTTGTTCAAAGTGAATTGGCAATAACCGAAGATCTTTATAACACAAAGTATAAGGATAAATTGGAGCTGTCTTATAAG GGACTTATTCATGAAGTGTTCACCACAATATTACGAGGGTTGTCAGGTGCCAAAGTGACTAAGCCTGGAAAATTTAGGAGTTGTCAAGATGGTTATGCAGTGAAATCATCTTTGAAAGCTGAAGATGGAATTCTGTATCCTCTTGAGAAGAGCTTCTTCTTTCTGCCTAAACCTCCCACTCTAATTCTTCATGAAGAG ATTGACTATGTGGAGTTTGAGAGGCATGCTGCTGGTGGCTCCAATATGCATTATTTTGACCTTCTTATCAGACTGAAATCTGAACAAGAGCATCTATTCCGCAATATTCAGAGAAATGAGTACCACAATCTGTATGAATTTATCAG TTCAAAGGGCttgaaaattatgaatttgGGAGATGCCCAACCCACTGTTGGTATTAAGAAGGTTCTTgagaatgatgatgatgatgctgtTGATCCACATCTTGAGCGTATTAAAAATGAAGCTGGTGGAGATGAAAGTGACGAGGAG GATTCCGATTTTGTTGCTGACAAGGATGATGAAGGTTCTCCTACTGATGATTCTGGGGCAGATGATTCCGATGGTAGTGATAGTGGTGATGAGAAAGAG AAGCCTGTAAAAAAGGAATCAAAGAAGGACCTGCCTTCTAAGGCGACTACTTCAAAAAAGAAATCTAAAGATGATGAGgatggaaagaagaaaaaacagaagaagaaaaaggaccCGAATGCACCCAAGAGGGCAATGTCTGGTTTCATGTTCTTTTCTAAATTGGAAAGAGAG AATCTAAAGAAAACTAATCCTGGAATTTCATTTACGGACGTGGGAAGAGTACTTGGAGAGAAATGGAAAAAGATGTCAG CGGATGAGAAGGAACCATACGAGGCAAAAGCACGCGAAGATAAAAAACGTTACAAGGATGAGATCAGTGGCTACAAGAATCCCCAACCTATGAATATTGATTCTGGAAATGACTCTGACAGTTCTTAA
- the LOC106774460 gene encoding hypersensitive-induced response protein 2, whose amino-acid sequence MGQAFGCYQVDQSNVAIKEHFGKFSDVLEPGCHCLPWCLGYQIAGGLSLRVQQLDVRCETKTKDNVFVTVVASVQYRAVAEKASDAFYRLTNTREQIQSYVFDVIRASVPKLELDSVFEQKNDIAKAVEEELEKAMSTYGFEIVQTLIVDIEPDVNVKRAMNEINAAARLRLAANEKAEAEKILQIKKAEGEAESKYLSGLGIARQRQAIVDGLRDSVLAFSENVPGTTAKDVMDMVLVTQYFDTMKEIGASSKSSSVFIPHGPGAVKDIAVQIRDGLLQASASQTN is encoded by the exons ATGGGTCAAGCATTCGGTTGCTATCAAGTTGATCAGTCAAATGTGGCCATCAAGGAgcattttggaaaattttctGATGTTCTAGAACCTGGATGCCATTGTCTGCCTTGGTGTCTTGGGTATCAGATCGCTGGTGGTTTGTCACTCCGTGTGCAGCAACTTGATGTTCGATGTGAGACGAAAACAAAG GATAACGTCTTTGTCACTGTGGTTGCGTCTGTGCAATACCGAGCTGTTGCTGAGAAAGCATCTGATGCATTCTATAGGCTTACCAACACAAGGGAGCAGATCCAATCATATGTTTTTGATG TTATCAGGGCCAGTGTACCAAAGTTGGAGTTGGATTCTGTCTTTGAGCAGAAGAATGATATAGCAAAGGCTGTGGAGGAGGAGCTTGAAAAG GCCATGTCAACTTATGGATTTGAGATAGTCCAGACCCTCATTGTTGATATTGAGCCCGACGTTAATGTCAAGAGAGCAATGAACGAGATTAATGCAG CTGCTAGATTAAGGTTGGCTGCAAATGAGAAGGCTGAAGCAGAAAAAATTCTGCAGATCAAGAAAGCAGAGGGAGAAGCAGAATCTAAGTATCTGTCAGGACTCGGTATAGCTCGCCAACGTCAGGCCATTGTGGATGGACTGAGGGACAGTGTGCTTGCCTTCTCTGAAAACGTGCCTGGGACAACAGCTAAAGATGTGATGGACATGGTGCTGGTGACTCAATACTTTGATACCATGAAAGAGATAGGGGCATCTTCGAAGTCGTCATCCGTGTTCATACCGCACGGCCCTGGCGCCGTGAAGGATATCGCCGTGCAGATCAGGGATGGTCTTCTTCAGGCTAGTGCTTCACAGACAAATTAA
- the LOC106771706 gene encoding probable serine/threonine-protein kinase PIX7, translating into MGFGSNAVQAGSLDVDKSKGRKNKEGGVKERKWGFRFSIFGSCIPSKSKVDSTKVSGTSARNNGQNVKSVVTESEENKSASDRITKETVAPPESSTTTSDAESNPSTPIFSEELKVASCLRKFTFNGLKVATRNFRPESLLGEGGFGCVFKGWIEENGTAPVKPGTGLTVAVKTLNHNGHQGHKEWLAELNYLGDLVHPNLVKLVGFCIEDDQRLLVYEFMPRGSLENHLFRRPLPLPWSIRMKIALGAAKGLAFLHEEAQRPIIYRDFKTSNILLDAEYNAKLSDFGLAKDGPEGEKTHVSTRVMGTYGYAAPEYVMTGHLTSKSDVYSFGVVLLEMLTGRRSIDKKRPNGEHNLVEWARPVLGDRRMFYRIIDPRLEGHFSVKGVQKAVQLAAQCLSRDPKSRPLMSEVVQALKPLPSLKDMAISSYHFQIARVDRTMSMPNHKNGIRTQIVSVSRKGQPVRTLSSSNVPHGSPYIRYTKSPKPTG; encoded by the exons ATGGGGTTTGGGAGCAATGCAGTTCAAGCAGGGAGTTTGGATGTGGACAAGTCAAAGGGCAGGAAGAACAAGGAAGGTGGTGTGAAGGAGAGAAAATGGGGGTTTAGATTTAGCATCTTTGGGAGTTGCATACCTTCAAAATCAAAAGTTGATAGCACAAAAGTTAGTGGCACTAGTGCCCGTAATAATG GTCAAAATGTTAAGTCAGTGGTAACTGAATCAGAGGAAAACAAATCTGCATCTGATAGAATCACAAAGGAAACAGTTGCTCCTCCGGAGTCCTCTACCACAACCAGTGATGCAGAAAGTAACCCTTCAACTCCAATATTCAGTGAGGAGTTGAAGGTTGCTTCTTGCCTGAGAAAATTCACATTCAACGGACTTAAGGTGGCCACAAGGAATTTTAGACCAGAGAGTCTTCTTGGTGAAGGAGGGTTTGGTTGTGTCTTCAAGGGTTGGATTGAAGAGAATGGAACTGCACCTGTGAAACCAGGTACCGGGCTTACGGTTGCGGTCAAGACCCTCAACCACAATGGACATCAAGGTCACAAAGAGTGGCTT GCTGAGTTAAATTATCTTGGTGATCTTGTCCATCCAAATCTAGTTAAACTGGTTGGTTTCTGCATTGAAGATGACCAAAGATTACTGGTTTATGAGTTTATGCCCAGAGGCAGTTTGGAAAACCACCTCTTTAGAA GACCCCTGCCTCTTCCTTGGTCTATCAGAATGAAAATTGCACTTGGTGCTGCAAAGGGTCTTGCTTTTCTCCACGAAGAGGCTCAAAGACCCATAATATATCGTGATTTCAAAACATCTAATATACTATTAGATGCG GAATACAATGCCAAGCTCTCTGATTTTGGACTTGCCAAAGATGGTCCTGAAGGGGAAAAGACACATGTGTCAACAAGAGTTATGGGGACGTATGGTTATGCGGCCCCCGAGTATGTGATGACTG GACATTTGACATCAAAAAGTGATGTCTACAGCTTTGGAGTAGTGCTACTTGAAATGCTCACCGGCCGGCGATCCATTGACAAGAAGAGACCAAATGGGGAACACAATCTGGTGGAGTGGGCAAGACCTGTTCTTGGAGACCGGAGGATGTTCTACCGGATAATCGACCCCCGCCTCGAAGGTCACTTCTCGGTTAAAGGGGTGCAGAAAGCTGTGCAGCTTGCTGCTCAATGCCTTAGCCGTGATCCAAAATCCAGACCCTTGATGAGTGAAGTTGTTCAAGCTTTGAAGCCTTTACCAAGCCTCAAGGACATGGCTATCTCATCTTATCACTTCCAGATTGCGCGAGTAGACCGAACCATGTCGATGCCGAATCATAAAAATGGCATCAGAACACAGATAGTATCTGTGTCAAGGAAGGGTCAACCTGTAAGGACATTGTCTAGCTCAAATGTTCCACATGGTTCTCCATACATTCGATATACCAAGTCTCCAAAACCTACTGGGTAA
- the LOC106769073 gene encoding uncharacterized protein LOC106769073: MTASSSLHLLPLTTSSFDEALQKLKSVLPFFGFINMTISSMVTIYSAHRNNDTPTIVFVAFVYFGSFFLDYCFRLYHSLPPSSPSSHNIKVVIWVLISSIMLGFAFEFSTFMGFLESVFFFGLVISGNSYLFYVYFIWDSEKSGGSAGNSDDCCERKPLTEAKVVDEV, from the coding sequence ATGACTGCTTCATCATCACTTCACCTTCTTCCTCTGACAACTTCTTCATTCGATGAAGCACTCCAAAAGCTTAAAAGCGTGTTACCCTTCTTTGGATTCATCAACATGACGATCAGCAGCATGGTGACGATCTACAGCGCGCACAGAAACAACGACACTCCCACCATCGTATTCGTGGCTTTCGTCTACTTCGGATCCTTCTTCTTGGACTATTGCTTCCGCTTGTACCACTCTCTTCCCCCATCTTCGCCATCTTCTCACAACATTAAGGTCGTGATCTGGGTTTTGATCAGTTCCATCATGTTGGGGTTTGCATTCGAGTTTTCAACGTTTATGGGCTTTCTTGAGTCTGTGTTCTTCTTTGGCCTTGTGATCAGTGGCAACTCGTATCTGTTCTATGTGTACTTCATTTGGGACAGTGAGAAGAGTGGTGGTAGTGCTGGCAACAGTGATGATTGTTGTGAGCGTAAACCATTGACAGAGGCTAAGGTTGTCGATGAAGTGTGA
- the LOC106755592 gene encoding uncharacterized protein LOC106755592 codes for MKKGDEAGVWDADCELTFAAVKNLLTNHPVMNRPLPNTELQIYLGVSYEVISAALVQDASEPRLIYFVSRVLQPAETRYQLVEKVALALLHASRRLHPYFQSHQVVVKIDHPVSKILRKPDIAGRMAQSPEGWSLYVDGAAGRASAGAGVVLEGPGGFLIEQSLVFKFKAFNNQAKYEALIAGLALALDMGAQSLTCRTDSQLVVGQMMGEFQVKDDQLLRYFHKASTIAKNFQPFIIKHIPREENARADMLSKLSAGKEKGQLTTVIRQVLTEPSVECMALGAPVGDDWRAEIMKMMVDQDQGVSLKPVEARRLARYVTIGGDLYRRGFSVPLLKCVSPDQAAYVLNELHNGICGLHTRARTLRARALRAGYYWPTMENDAKAFTAKCERCQAHANIPHASPVELRTIVSPWPFAKWGMDIVGPFPPGRAQKKFILVAVDYFTKWVKAEPLATISARQVQSFFWKIICRFGLPQTIVTDNGRQFIDKKLQTFFQGLGIKHITSSVEHP; via the exons atgaaaaagggGGACGAAGCAGGGGTCTGGGACGCCGATTGCGAACTGACGTTCGCTGCTGTAAAGAATTTGTTGACCAACCATCCTGTAATGAACCGACCCCTCCCAAATACTGAACTGCAAATCTACCTGGGGGTCTCTTATGAAGTTATCAGCGCAGCCCTGGTTCAGGACGCCAGTGAACCCCGCCTGATATACTTCGTTAGTAGAGTGCTTCAACCCGCCGAAACCCGGTATCAGCTGGTCGAGAAGGTTGCCCTAGCTCTTCTCCACGCTTCGAGGAGGCTCCACCCATACTTCcagagccatcaggtggttgTGAAAATCGACCACCCCGTATCCAAGATCTTGAGGAAGCCCGATATAGCTGGGAGGATG GCCCAATCTCCCGAAGGTTGGAGCCTTTACGTAGATGGGGCAGCCGGGCGGGCAAGTGCCGGAGCCGGGGTGGTATTAGAAGGACCAGGTGGATTCCTCATCGAGCAGTCACTTGTGTTCAAGTTTAAAGCTTTCAATAACCAGGCCAAGTACGAGGCCTTAATCGCCGGACTCGCCCTGGCCTTAGATATGGGAGCCCAGTCCCTCACGTGTAGAACCGATTCCCAACTGGTTGTCGGACAGATGATGGGAGAGTTTCAAGTTAAAGATGACCAACTGTTGAGGTATTTCCACAAAGCTAGCACAATAGCCAAGAATTTCCAGCCCTTCATTATAAAGCATATACCGCGAGAGGAGAACGCCCGGGCGGACATGTTGTCGAAGCTTAGCGCCGGCAAGGAGAAAGGGCAACTGACTACGGTCATCCGACAGGTTTTGACGGAGCCGTCCGTGGAATGCATGGCGTTGGGGGCACCTGTCGGCGATGATTGGCGTGCTGAAATTATGAAGATGATGGTGGACCAAGACCAGGGGGTCAGCTTGAAGCCGGTAGAAGCCAGAAGGCTGGCCCGGTACGTCACCATAGGCGGAGACCTTTACCGGAGGGGGTTCTCTGTCCCCTTGCTGAAATGCGTGAGTCCGGACCAGGCGGCGTATGTCTTGAACGAACTCCACAATGGAATCTGCGGGTTGCACACTAGAGCAAGGACGTTACGGGCGAGGGCCCTCAGAGCCGGATACTATTGGCCGACAATGGAAAACGACGCCAAAGCGTTCACGGCAAAGTGCGAACGATGCCAAGCCCACGCAAACATACCGCACGCCTCCCCAGTTGAACTGCGAACTATCGTCTCGCCTTGGCCGTTCGCCAAGTGGGGCATGGATATTGTCGGCCCCTTTCCCCCTGGCCGAGCACAGAAGAAGTTTATACTCGTCGCAGTAGACTACTTCACGAAGTGGGTGAAGGCAGAGCCCTTAGCCACAATTTCCGCCCGGCAGGTGCAGAGTTTTTTCTGGAAGATAATATGCCGGTTTGGACTCCCACAGACGATCGTAACCGACAATGGCCGTCAGTTCATCGACAAGAAACTGCAAACGTTTTTTCAAGGGTTGGGGATCAAACACATCACCAGTTCGGTCGAACACCCCTAG